From the Treponema sp. J25 genome, one window contains:
- a CDS encoding MerR family transcriptional regulator codes for MASYSIGDVEKILQVKAHVLRYWEREIPLIQPRKDINGRRIYSSRDVRILLRLKHLLYQKRYTIEGAREELLRELSGPTQDLLAQVDEIRSELLQIFMMVHKWTKDDDEPLSPTDSTTEP; via the coding sequence ATGGCCTCCTATTCTATTGGGGATGTGGAAAAAATTCTTCAGGTAAAGGCCCATGTGCTTCGTTACTGGGAACGGGAAATTCCCCTGATTCAACCCCGAAAGGATATCAACGGCCGGCGGATCTATTCTTCCCGGGATGTGCGGATCCTTTTACGGCTTAAGCACCTTTTGTACCAAAAGCGATATACTATCGAAGGGGCCCGAGAAGAATTATTGCGAGAACTTTCTGGCCCAACCCAGGACCTTTTGGCCCAGGTGGATGAGATCCGTTCAGAACTGTTACAAATTTTTATGATGGTCCATAAGTGGACAAAGGACGATGATGAACCTCTTTCCCCCACTGACAGCACAACAGAACCATGA
- the der gene encoding ribosome biogenesis GTPase Der yields MEFDVTVRYTNVPTVVLVGRPNVGKSTLFNRLLKQRRAITDPTPGVTRDPVEVQTFIAGCPLRLVDTGGFKLEREVLEDLVVQKTLEMVQRADLIVLVMEAGEITTEDEEFIEHLRPYWNKMIVAVNKTEGGRRASEAWNLLSYGFKELYLVSAEHGDHIRELEEAIVKHLDFSRVTVEDAAGLRQIKIAIVGKPNTGKSTLSNRLTGTEASIVSDIPGTTRDVVEGEFSYKNHHFVVLDTAGIRKKNRIKEDIEYYSVKRAIKALDEADIVFLLIDAQEGLTDQDKKIAALAHERGRGIIFVLNKWDTMPKVKNAFEATVDRIHFFFGQMSYAPIVPISAKEGTGIDKLLETALRMYGQLHKTVETGALNQALQRWLEEYPPPVGPKTHFKIRYAVQTSANPVKFVFFVSRPQVVSAAYQTYLQNKIRKDLGYSMIPIQIELRPSRKEWTQRDRG; encoded by the coding sequence ATGGAGTTCGATGTAACCGTGCGCTATACCAATGTCCCCACCGTGGTATTAGTGGGGCGTCCCAATGTGGGAAAATCGACCCTTTTTAATCGTCTTTTAAAGCAACGGCGGGCTATCACGGACCCAACGCCGGGGGTTACCCGGGATCCTGTGGAAGTGCAAACCTTTATTGCTGGTTGTCCCCTCCGACTTGTGGATACGGGTGGGTTCAAATTGGAACGGGAGGTGCTGGAAGACCTGGTGGTTCAGAAAACCCTGGAAATGGTACAGCGGGCGGATCTCATTGTTCTTGTGATGGAAGCCGGGGAAATTACTACCGAAGACGAAGAATTCATTGAGCATCTACGGCCCTATTGGAACAAGATGATTGTGGCGGTAAATAAAACCGAAGGGGGGCGCCGGGCCAGCGAGGCGTGGAACCTTCTTTCCTATGGTTTTAAGGAACTCTACCTCGTATCAGCGGAACATGGGGACCACATCCGAGAGCTGGAAGAGGCTATCGTAAAGCATCTGGATTTTTCGCGGGTCACCGTGGAAGACGCAGCCGGCTTGCGGCAAATCAAAATAGCCATTGTAGGGAAGCCTAACACGGGGAAATCCACCCTTTCTAATCGGCTTACGGGGACTGAAGCTTCTATTGTTAGCGATATTCCGGGTACTACCCGGGATGTGGTGGAAGGAGAATTTTCCTATAAGAATCATCATTTTGTGGTGTTAGATACGGCGGGGATTAGAAAAAAGAATCGAATAAAGGAAGATATAGAATACTATTCGGTTAAACGGGCGATTAAAGCTCTGGATGAGGCGGATATTGTTTTCTTACTGATTGATGCCCAGGAAGGACTGACTGACCAGGATAAAAAGATCGCCGCTTTAGCCCATGAGCGGGGGCGGGGAATCATTTTTGTGCTTAATAAGTGGGATACCATGCCGAAGGTAAAAAACGCCTTTGAGGCTACGGTGGATAGGATCCACTTTTTCTTTGGCCAGATGAGCTATGCCCCTATTGTGCCTATCAGTGCGAAGGAAGGGACAGGGATCGATAAACTCCTGGAGACGGCCCTGCGGATGTATGGCCAGCTCCACAAAACAGTGGAAACGGGGGCCCTTAATCAGGCCCTTCAGCGCTGGCTCGAGGAATATCCGCCCCCGGTGGGTCCCAAAACCCACTTTAAGATTCGCTATGCGGTGCAGACCTCTGCAAATCCGGTGAAATTTGTATTTTTTGTTTCCCGCCCCCAGGTGGTTAGCGCTGCCTATCAAACCTATCTGCAGAATAAAATCCGCAAGGATTTAGGATATTCCATGATTCCCATTCAGATAGAACTGCGGCCCAGCAGAAAAGAATGGACCCAGCGAGATCGGGGATAA
- the ptsP gene encoding phosphoenolpyruvate--protein phosphotransferase produces MKELTGIPASQGVAIGKAFLYVDDVFSQIPRYFLSKDELDAEWNRFREAVIAAEVEVRELRDRAQREMGEDQAKIFEAHLLMLADEDLQEQIQHRLHASQFNIEWVLWEISRELTQKLSASTDPYLKERAVDIYDVSRRLLHQLLSIKKLSLSDIQEEVILVTHNLLPSDALTMNKRWVKGIVMDMGGNTSHTAILARAFEIPAVLGLSTATREINDGELLIVDGTAGKVLVSPGVHMLERYKKVTLQLKKISEELQQLRDLPAETKDGHRVSLKVNIEVPEEAELVHRYGAEGIGLYRSEFLFLTPGQSADEEEQYHAYIKVVETMEGKPVTIRTLDVGGDKIIPDLQSTEEKNPLLGWRAIRFCLAHRELFKNQLRALLRCSVHGNLRIMFPMISGIEEFETALEVVEEAKRECQKKGAPYSEDIQIGAMIEIPSAAMTADILARRAAFFSIGTNDLVQYSLAADRGNERVAYLAQPFHPAVLRFIKQTIDAAHQAGIPAAMCGELAGNVRATALLLGLGLDEFSMSGSSIPLVKQIIRGTTKRDCETLATQALACSSYVEVNRLVNDWMKEHFPNLS; encoded by the coding sequence ATGAAAGAACTTACGGGAATCCCCGCTTCGCAGGGTGTGGCCATAGGGAAGGCCTTTTTATATGTAGATGATGTATTTTCTCAGATCCCCCGGTATTTTCTTTCGAAGGACGAACTGGACGCCGAGTGGAATCGGTTTCGAGAAGCGGTGATCGCCGCGGAGGTGGAAGTTCGGGAACTTCGTGATCGGGCCCAGCGAGAGATGGGAGAAGATCAGGCAAAAATCTTTGAAGCCCATCTTTTGATGCTGGCAGATGAAGATTTGCAGGAACAAATTCAGCATCGATTGCACGCAAGTCAGTTCAACATAGAATGGGTGCTCTGGGAAATTTCCCGGGAGCTTACACAGAAATTATCCGCCTCCACCGATCCCTATCTTAAAGAACGGGCGGTAGACATTTATGATGTTTCCCGTCGATTGTTGCATCAACTTCTTTCCATAAAAAAGCTCAGTCTTTCGGATATCCAGGAAGAGGTGATATTGGTGACCCATAACCTTCTCCCCTCCGATGCCCTTACCATGAACAAGCGGTGGGTAAAAGGCATTGTGATGGACATGGGCGGCAATACGTCTCATACGGCGATTCTTGCCCGGGCCTTTGAAATCCCCGCGGTGCTTGGCCTTTCTACAGCGACAAGAGAAATAAACGATGGGGAACTCCTTATCGTCGATGGGACCGCGGGGAAGGTGCTGGTAAGTCCTGGTGTGCACATGCTGGAGCGGTACAAAAAGGTTACCCTCCAGCTAAAGAAAATCTCTGAAGAATTACAGCAATTGCGGGATTTGCCAGCTGAGACGAAGGATGGTCATCGGGTAAGCCTTAAGGTGAATATCGAAGTGCCGGAAGAGGCCGAGTTGGTGCACCGCTATGGGGCAGAGGGAATTGGACTCTATCGTTCGGAGTTCTTGTTCCTTACCCCGGGACAATCGGCGGATGAAGAAGAACAGTACCACGCCTATATCAAAGTAGTGGAGACAATGGAGGGGAAGCCTGTCACCATCCGGACCCTTGATGTGGGCGGAGACAAGATAATTCCGGACCTGCAATCAACAGAAGAAAAGAATCCCCTCCTGGGCTGGCGGGCTATTCGTTTCTGTCTTGCCCATCGGGAACTTTTTAAGAATCAACTGCGGGCCCTATTACGTTGTAGTGTCCATGGGAACCTCAGGATCATGTTTCCCATGATTTCGGGTATAGAGGAATTTGAAACCGCCCTTGAGGTGGTGGAAGAGGCAAAAAGGGAATGCCAGAAGAAGGGGGCCCCCTACTCAGAGGACATTCAAATTGGCGCCATGATAGAAATTCCCTCTGCGGCTATGACCGCCGATATCCTGGCCCGGCGGGCGGCCTTTTTTTCGATTGGGACGAATGACCTGGTACAGTATTCCCTTGCGGCAGATCGGGGGAATGAACGGGTGGCCTATCTTGCCCAGCCCTTTCATCCTGCGGTGCTTCGGTTTATTAAACAGACCATCGATGCGGCCCATCAGGCGGGGATCCCCGCGGCCATGTGTGGCGAATTAGCGGGGAATGTGCGGGCTACGGCGCTCCTGTTGGGTCTTGGGTTAGATGAATTTAGTATGTCCGGCTCGTCGATTCCCCTGGTAAAACAGATAATCCGGGGAACGACTAAAAGGGACTGCGAAACCTTGGCGACTCAAGCCCTTGCCTGTTCTTCCTATGTAGAGGTGAATCGTCTGGTAAACGATTGGATGAAAGAGCATTTTCCCAATCTTTCCTGA